The window CTGGGAAGAAGCCGCCTCCATGCCGCTCGTCAATTCCACCGCCTACCGCATGCTGGTCAGTCACAACGGCACGCAGATCAAGCAGGGAGACATCGTCCTGATTTGGGGAGCGGTTGGGGGGCTGGGTGGATTCGCGCTGCAATACGCCCTGAACGCGGGGGCTTTTCCGATCTGCGTGGTCTCCTCGGAAGAACGCGCCAAGCTCTGCCGAACCGTCGGGGCGCGCTGGGTGATCGATCGCAACGCCGAGGGGTACCGGTTTTGGAATGCGGACGGCGCGCAAAACGTCGGTGAGATCCGCCGCTTCGGAAAGAAGATCCGTGAACTCACTGGCGGTGAGGATCCCGACGTGGTGTACGAGCATCCAGGGCGCGAAACCTTCGCCGCCAGCGTGTTTGTCGCCCGGGCGGGCGGCAAGATCGTCACCTGTGCTTCCACCACCGGGTACATGCACGAGTATGACAACCGCTACCTGTGGATGAACAAGAAGCGCATCATCGGCTCCCACTTCGCCAACTATCGTGAAGCCTGGGAGGCCAATCGCCTGGTGTGCAAGCGCGCCATCCATCCCTTGCTCTCGGAAACCTACCCGTTGGCTCAGGCTGGCGAGGCGGCCAACCGCGTGCACCACAACCTCGGCTTCGGCAAGGTTGGGGTGTTGTGCCTGGCACCGGACGAGGGGCTCGGCGTGCGCGACCCGGACGGCCGCGCCCGGCACATCGGGCAGATCAATCTCTACCGCAACGCCGCGAAGGGTGAGTTTCGGCTGGTGAAGACAGAGCCGTAAGGGAGAGCGCGGCCGATGCCGCCGACAGGGGCATGGCGCAGCGGGCAGTCCGCCACGAGACCAGCATTCTGGTCGTTCAGAAAGTGGCGATGTCGACTCACTCGCGGTGATCCCGAGCAAACTTCACCAGCGCTGCCCGCGTGCGCTCCAGCGCTGCCGTGTCCTTCGCCACCACAAACGGGGTCGCCACGAGTTCGGTGACGCCAATTGACGCCAGATGCTGCAACTGCTCGCCGACGGCATCCTCATCGCCGACGATCGCCACATCAGCGGGCCCGGCGACGCCTTCGCGATCGAGCATGGCGCGATAGGACGGCAGGCCCCCGTAGACTTGAAAAGCGCGCCCCGCGCTCTCGCGCGCGGCGGCGACGTCCGCCGTGACGGCAATCGGCAGCCCGACCACTACCCGCGGCCTCGGCCGTCCCGCCTTTGCTGCCGCCTCGTTGATGCGTGGGATGGTGTACTCGCGCAACGTCTTCGGCCCGGTCATCCAGGTGACAGTGCCGTCGGCCTCGGCACCCGCCAGCGCCAACATCTTGGGCGCGAGCGCCGCCAGCAAAATGGGACAGGGTTCGGCCTGCGGTACTTTCACGTTGGCGTTCACTCGATATTCGCTGCCTTGGTAGCTCACCGCGCCAGTGCGAATGAGCGGCGCGAGCACCGCCAGGTATTCCTTCATGTGGGTGAACGGCTTGGCGAACGACAGGCCCAGCATGAACTCGATGACCACCTGGTGCGACAGGCCGATGCCAAGCGAAAAGCGGCCGTGCGTCGCCGCCTGCGCCGTGAGGGCCTGCTGCGCCATGGCCACGGGATGGCGCGTAAACGTGGGCACCACCGCGGTGCCGAGCGCAAGGCGCGAGGTTTCGCGCCCGATCAATGCCACCGCGGTCATCGCGTCGATGCCGAAAATATGGGCGAGCCACCCCGACGCGAAGCCGTCTCGTTCCGCCTGCTGCGCCTGCGCAATCAACTCCTCAAGTGGCGCCGGCCGCCCGGCGATCTCTCCGATTCCGAGGCCGATTTTCATTGAGCATCCTTTCCGCGTGTCTTGGCCCAGTACTCCTACATCGTCGCCACAGCTGGCGCCATTCACCGTGGCGAAGCATCCTGGTGCAGCAGAGCGGCGGACGCGGCACTCGCGTCTCCAGTGATCCATGCATCGAGCATGGGATCACTTCCGCGTGCGAGCATATCCTCGATGAACGCTATGGTCCTTGCGCGCAACTGGCGCTTGATCCGCGCATAGGCCTCGCGCGGCATGCTTGCCAGGTCGCGCGCCACTTCGATGGCCGTGGGCGAAGATGAGCCCTCCGGCGATGGCGTGGCCATTGACGGCCCCAACCACCGGCACCGGGCAGGCATACAGCGTCGCCAGTGTCCGATTGAGTGCGCTGACCATCTCCCGCTGCTCTTCAGGGCGGTACCGTGGCACCCGCTTGAGATCGAGCCCTGCGGAAAAGCAGTCCCCGGTCCCCGTGAACACGATCGCTCTTGCCCTACCCGCGTCCACGAGAGTCGCGAACGCCGTCTCGAGTTCGCGGGCAAACGTGAGGTCGATCGCATTGACCGGCGGACGGTTCAAGCGAAATACCGCGACCGCTCCGTCGTGCTCGATCACAAGGTGCTCCATCGCAGAGTCCCTCCCCGCGCAAGCTTACCTGCGAGTCAATCGCTATGTCCATCGCCCGTCGGACAGCGGCAGGCCGATACTGGCGACGACCCTTTTCGATCAGCCCCACGCGAACCGCAACCGCAGGGTGGATTCAGGTCCGGCTCGGCACTATGATCGTACACCAACGTCTGGACAATTCGCTGTGCGAGGAGGAATCGATGGTAATCACTGCGCCCACAACCGATCAGGCGCGCCAAGCCGCTGCGGCACTCGGGCTGGCACTCAGCGACGCCGACCTCGAATCGTATCGCGGGATGATGACGCCGTTGCTCGCTATGTACCAGGCACTCGACGCGATGCCTATCGAC of the Candidatus Binatia bacterium genome contains:
- the ccrA gene encoding crotonyl-CoA carboxylase/reductase — translated: MREAILSGTAGAQDYASLPVPKSMRAVTTHKDEIKMFEGLESRQKDPRHSLHLDEVPVPEPGPNEALVAVMASSINFNTVWTAIFEPLPTFQFLERHAKRSPWDKRHDLPYHIIGSDASGVILRTGPGVTLFKPGDEVTIHCNYVDLQSFEGHDDSMLDPDQRIWGFETNFGGLAEIALVRANQLMPKPAHLTWEEAASMPLVNSTAYRMLVSHNGTQIKQGDIVLIWGAVGGLGGFALQYALNAGAFPICVVSSEERAKLCRTVGARWVIDRNAEGYRFWNADGAQNVGEIRRFGKKIRELTGGEDPDVVYEHPGRETFAASVFVARAGGKIVTCASTTGYMHEYDNRYLWMNKKRIIGSHFANYREAWEANRLVCKRAIHPLLSETYPLAQAGEAANRVHHNLGFGKVGVLCLAPDEGLGVRDPDGRARHIGQINLYRNAAKGEFRLVKTEP
- a CDS encoding TIGR03564 family F420-dependent LLM class oxidoreductase; its protein translation is MKIGLGIGEIAGRPAPLEELIAQAQQAERDGFASGWLAHIFGIDAMTAVALIGRETSRLALGTAVVPTFTRHPVAMAQQALTAQAATHGRFSLGIGLSHQVVIEFMLGLSFAKPFTHMKEYLAVLAPLIRTGAVSYQGSEYRVNANVKVPQAEPCPILLAALAPKMLALAGAEADGTVTWMTGPKTLREYTIPRINEAAAKAGRPRPRVVVGLPIAVTADVAAARESAGRAFQVYGGLPSYRAMLDREGVAGPADVAIVGDEDAVGEQLQHLASIGVTELVATPFVVAKDTAALERTRAALVKFARDHRE
- a CDS encoding enoyl-CoA hydratase/isomerase family protein; protein product: MEHLVIEHDGAVAVFRLNRPPVNAIDLTFARELETAFATLVDAGRARAIVFTGTGDCFSAGLDLKRVPRYRPEEQREMVSALNRTLATLYACPVPVVGAVNGHAIAGGLIFAHGHRSGARPGKHAARGLCADQAPVARKDHSVHRGYARTRK